The nucleotide sequence ATGAGCTCCACGTCATCCATGTGGATGTAGTTGGCGGGGTTGCCCGCCGTGACGCGGGTGTGGAAGCCCAGCTCCAGGGAGCCGCCGGTGACGGAGATGGGCGGCGTCTCCACCAGCGTCCACGCGCCATACGAGCCCAGGTCCGTGTAGACGGGCGCGCAGCCGCCGCACGTCTTCGCCTGCAGCCGCGCCAGGTCGAAGCCGCCGCCCTTCCGCACCCACGCGCGGACGCGGTAGTTGCCCGCCGGCAGCCCGGAGGCCACCTGGTACGTCCACACCTCGAACGGTGAGCCGTTGTTCCAGTGCGTCAGGTGGTAGCTGCCCGTGCGGCCACCGTTGTACGTCTCGCTGAAGTCCGCGGCCTCGGTGCCGTTGGGGCTCCAGGTGGCCCAGCCCGTCATGCCGGACTCGAAGGACGGGTTGGTGAGCGTGGCGGGCGGCGTCGCGCCGGCGTCGTACCAGCGCACCCACTCCACCTCCATCGTCTTGCGCTCCCCCGCGCCGAGCGCAATCGCGCTGGCCGGCGGGTTGCCGTACCAGTTCCCGCCGAGCGCCAGGTTCAGCAGGATGTAGTGGTTCTGCTGGAACGCGGGCTCGTTGTGGTTGAAGTCCGCGGTGGCCCGCACCTGGTTGTCCAGGCGGAAGATCATCCGGTTCGCCGTCCACTCGACTTCATAGATGTGGAAGCCGTCCGCCAGGCTGTAGCCCCGGTTGGCGCCGGTGCCCCAGTGCTGGTCCGCGCCGTTGGCGAAGTAGTGCGCCGCGGACTTCATCCACGTGGGCTCGTTGGAGTGCCACTCGAGGATGTCGATTTCGCCGCTGCGCGGCCAGCCCACCGAGGAGATGTTGCCGCCCAGCGTCCAGAAGGCCGGCCACATGCCGTAGCCGGACGGAATCTTGATGCTCGCCACCAGCTTGCCGTAGCGCCGCTCCACCTTGCCCTTGGTGTGGAGGCGGCCCGAGTAGAACGAACGCGGCCCGTAGCCGGCACAGCGCGAGTCATACGGCCCATCGCCCGTCCGCTCCGCGGTGATGATGAGCTTGCCGCCAGAGACGGTGACGTTCTGCGCGCGGGGGAACTCCAGCTCACCCGTGCCGAAGTTGCAGTTGTTGGTGACGGGGTCCCAGTTGCTCGTCAGCACCGTCCAGTGCGCGCCGTTGAGCGCCGTGCCCGGAAAGTCGTCCTGCCACCCGAGGTTCCACCCGGGACCAGGGTCGTAGCCCAGCTCGCGTTGCGCCTGACTCACGAGCGGAAGTGGCTCGGGCGCGGAGGGCGAAGCCTCCTCTCCACATCCACCGAGCACCGCCACGCAACCAGCGGCCCACAGCATCGAACGCCATGCCTGTCGTCTGTGCACGTCATCCTCCAGGGTAGCAAGCCAGGGGAAACGCTCCCTGACTTACCCCTGGAGCCCGCACACTGGAACAGTTTTTTCGGACAATGGAGAAAGTCCGGATTTCTTCAGATGGCGTAGTCCCCGACAAAGACGGTGGCGGTGCGCACGTCGGCGCGCACCGAGTCACCTTCGACCACGCCGAGCGCATCGAACTCCGAGCGGGGCACCTCCACGGAGACCTCGTCCCCCGAGGGAAGCCGGAGCAGCACCTTCACGTAGGCGCCCACGGGCTTGAGCCGCTCCACGCGGCCGGTGGGGGCATGCCCGTTCACCGCATCCCCTCCGGGTGACTTCGCCAGCTTGATGTCGTGAGGCCGAACAAAGGCCTGGACGGACTCGCCCTCGCGGGCCGTTGCCGACACATTTACGGACAGCGAGCTCATGGCCACCCTGCCCGCCTGGACGCGGCCGCGCAGCACGCTGGCGCCGCCGATGAACGACGCGACGAAGGGCGACGCGGGCCGGCTGTAGATGTCCTCGGGGGAGCCCGCCTGGGCCACCCTCCCCTCGCTCATCACCACGACGTGCTGCGAGATTTCCAGCGCCTCCTGCTGGTCGTGCGTCACCAGTAGCGTGGTGAGGCCCGTCTGCACGTGCAGCTGGTGGAGCCACTCACGCAGCTCCTCGCGCACCCGGGTGTCGAGCGCGCCGAAGGGCTCGTCCAGCAGCAGCACTCGGGGCCGGATGGCCAGCGCCCGCGCGAAGGCCACGCGCTGCCGCTGCCCGCCGGAGAGCTGCCCGGGGTAGCGGCCGCCCAGCGCCTCCAGCTGCACCAGGCGCAGCATCTCGTCCACCCGGGCCTCGACTTCCGCGCGGGGGCGGCCCCGGACCTGGAGCCCGAAGCCGATGTTCTGCCGCACCGTCATGTGACGGAACAGCGCGTAGCTCTGGAAGACGACGCCCACGTCCCGCTGCTGCACGGGCATGGACGTACAGTCCACCCCGTCGATGTGGATGCGACCTCCGTCCGGGACTTCCAGGCCGGCGATGAGCCGCAGCAGCGTGGACTTCCCCGCGCCCGACGGCCCCAGCAGCGAGGTGATGGCGCCCGCGGGCGCCTGGAAGGACACGTCCGAGACGGCGGGCTTGCCGCCCTCGACGAAGCGACGGGTGAGCTGCTCGACGATGATGCTCATGACGTGACGCTCCTCCACTCCACGTATTTCTTGACCACCAGCGTCACCAGCGCGAGCAGCGTCAGCAGGGACGCCACGGCGAACGCGCCGACGAAGTCGTACTCGTTGTAGAGAATCTCCGCGTGCAGCGGCAGCGTCGTGGTGACGCCGCGCACGTGCCCGGACACCACGGACACGGCGCCGAACTCGCCCATTGCCCGCGCGTTGCAGAGGATGACGCCGTAGAGCACGCCCCACTTCACCTTCGGCAGGGTGACGCTCCAGAACATGCGCCAGCCGCTCGCGCCCAGCGTCAGCGCCGCCTCCTCCTCGTCGCTGCCCTGGGACTGCATCACCGGCAGCACCTCGCGCGCGACGAAGGGGAACGTCACGAACACGGTGGCCAGGACGATGCCCGGCACCGCGAAGATGACCTTCAGGTCATGCGCCGCCAGCCACGGCCCCAGCCAGCCATTGCGTCCGAAGAGCAGCACGAAGATGAGGCCCGCGATGACGGGCGACACGCTGAAGGGCAGGTCGATGAGGGTGATGAGCAGCGAGCGCCCCCGGAACCGGAACCGCGCGATGAGCCACGCGGCGGCCAGCCCGAAGACGAGGTTGAGGGGCACGGCGATGACCGCCGCCGTCAGCGTCAGGCGCATGGCGGACAGCGCCTCCGGGTCCTGGATGGCCGCGGCGTAGGCCGCCCAGCCCTTCTGGAAGGCGAACGAGAAGACGGCCACCAGCGGGACGAGGAGGAACACGCCCAGGAACAGCAGCGCCGCGCCGATGAGCGCCCAGCGGATGACGGCGGGCCCGCTGAGCGTCCGCGTCCGCCGCCGCAGGATGAGGGTGGAGGGGTGCATGGCTCAGTGTCCGGGCCGGGCTTCCAGCCGGCGGTTCGTCCAGCGGTGGAGCAGGTTGACCGCGAGCAGCAGCGTGAACGACGCCAGCAGCATCACCACGGCGATGGCCGTCGCCCCCGCATAGTCGTACTGCTCCAGCTTGGTGACGATGAGCAGCGGGACGATCTCCGTGCGCAGCGGCATGTTGCCGGAGATGAAGACGATGGAGCCGTACTCGCCCAGCGCCCGGGCGAACGCGAGGGTGAAGCCGCTGAGCAGCGCCGGCAGGATGGCCGGGAAGAGGACCTTCGCGAACGTCTGCCACGGCGTCGCTCCCAGCGTCGCCGCGGCCTCCTCCACGTCCACGTCGATGTCCTCCAGCACCGGCTGCACCGAGCGCACCACGAAGGGCAGCCCGATGAAGGTGAGCGCCACCGCCACGCCGATGGACGTGTAGGCCACCTTGATGCCCACCGCCTCCAGGTAACGGCCGTACCAGCCATTGGCGGAGAACAGCGTCGTCAGCGTCAGCCCCGCCACCGCCGTGGGCAGTGCGAAGGGCAGGTCCACCAGCGCCTCCACCAAATCCCTCCCGGGGAAGCGGTAGCGCACCAGCACCCAGGCGACGAGCAGCCCGAAGACGACGTTGGCCAGGGCCGCGGCGAGCGACGCGCCGAAGGTGAGCTGATACGCCGCCAGGGCCCGGGCGGACGTGACAGTGGTCCAGAACTGCGCCCACGTCAGGGTGAACGTCTTGAGGAAGAGGCTGGACAGCGGGATGAGGACGATGAGCCCCAGGTAGAACCAGCTGAACCCCAGCGACAGCCGGAAGCCGGGCAGGACGCGGCGCTTGGTGGACGCGGGCATGGCGTGGCGCCCCTTCAGCGGGCCTGGGGCGCGTAGATGCGGTCGAAGACGCCGCCGTCGTCGAAGTGCGCCGCCTGGGCCTTCTTCCAGCCGCCGAAGACGTCGGAGATGGTGAAGAGGCTCACACTGGGGAACTGCGACGCGTGCTTCGCGGCGACGGCCTGGGAGCGCGGGCGGTAGTGGTGCTTCGCCGCCAGCTCCTGGCCCTCGTCCGTGTAGAGGTACTGGAGGTAGGCCTCGGCGGCGGCGCGGGTGCCGCGCTTGTCCACGTTCTTGTCCACCACCGTGACGGGCGGCTCGGCGAGGATGCTCACCGAGGGGACGACGATCTCGAACTTGTCCTTGCCCACCTCCTTCGTGAGCAGGAAGGCCTCGTTCTCCCAGGCGATGAGCACGTCACCCAGGCCGCGCTCGGCGAAGGTGGTGGTGGAGCCGCGCGCGCCCGAGTCCAGCACGGGGACGTTGCGGAAGAGCTTCTCCACGAAGGCCTGCGCGGTGGCCTCGCTGCCGCCCTCCTTGCGAAGCGCGTAGCCCCAGGCGGCCAGGTAGTTCCACCGCGCGCCGCCGGACGTCTTCGGGTTCGGGGTGATGACGGCCACGCCCTCCTTCAGGAGGTCGTCCCAGTCGCGAATGCCCTTGGGGTTTCCCTTGCGCACCACGAAGACGATGGTGGACGTGTATGGCGCGCTGTTGTTCGGCAGCCGCGTCTGCCAGTCCTGGGGGATGAGCTGGCCCTTGTCGTGGAGCATGTCCACGTCGTAGGCGAGCGCCAGCGTGACGACGTCCGCCTCCAGCCCGTCGATGACGGCCCGCGCCTGCTTGCCGGAGCCGCCGTGGGACTGCTTGATGGTGACCTTCTTGCCGCTCTTCGCCTCCCAGTGCTTCGCGAACGCGGCGTTGAAGTCCGTGTACAGCTCGCGCGTGGGGTCGTAGGAGACGTTGAGCAGCGTGACGGCGGCCTCTCCCGAGGGAGCGCCAGCAGCGGGGGCGTCACCGGACTTGGAGGAGCAGCCGGCGAGGGACAGCAGCGTGAACAGCGGAACCCAGAGCTTCGAGCGCATGGCGGCGGGGCCTTTCACCAGCTGACCTGGAAACGGGAGAAGAAGACGGACTCGGGAATGCGGTCGCCCCCGGCCGCGCCACCCTCGAAGGTGGTGCGGACGTAGCTGGCGGCCACGCGGACGTTGCTGCTGAGGTACCAGTTGGCGGCGAGTCCCCACTCCTTCGCCTCGCGAGCGGACCGCTCGGGGTCGGCGTAGAGCGAGAATGAATCCGGGTCCACGCTCAGCGCCGAGTAGCGGGCCGCGAGCTCCACGGCACCCCACCCTGCTCCAGCGGTGCTGAAGGGGGCGACGGGACGCACGCCCTTGTAGTCGGCCTCACCTCCGATGAGGACGTAGGACGCGGTGGCCTGCCATGAGGTGTGACGGAGCCGCGCGCGGTCCCCGCCCCGGCTCACCTCCTGCGCGGAGCTGACGTACTCCGCCAGCACGCCGAGCGGTCCGAAGTAGAAGTAGCCCTGGGGCGAGAAACGGACGTGGTCTCCACTGGCGATGACCGCCTCCGCCGCGGTGGCGCCCGTCCGGTAGCTGAAGAAGGTCTGCTGCCCGGCGGTGCGCAGCGGCGCCAGGCCCGTGGCGGTGGGCGAGCCGAACTGCTGGCCGCTCGTCGCCGAGACGCCCACGCCCAGCTTCTTCAGCGCGCCGATGGGGGTGGCCTTGAAGGGATGGGCGAACACGCGCGCGACGAGGTCGAAGCTGTCGTCCAGGTTGGTGTCGACGCTGGCGCCGTCCGGCGTGCCGTTGTAGGCGCCCAGGGAGTAGCTCAGCACGCCTTCCGCGAGCTCGCCTCCGAGCTGGAGCCCCACGTCGCGGTTGGGCACCAGGTTCGTGGGCAGGGCGCGCTCGACGAAGATGATGTTCGTCGCGGACTGGAGCCGCTCGAGCCCCACCTCCGGCTTGGCCTTGCCCGCGCGCAGCCGCAGCTGCTTCAGCGGCTTGAACTCGACGAAGGCGTCCTGGACGGTGGCCGTGCCACCGCCGAAGTCCGGCATGATGCGGAAGTCCACCTTCTTGAAGAACGTCCCCTCCACGATGGGGCGCGCCCGGCGCAGGAGGAACGTCGTCGCCCCGGGCCGGTCCGCGTCGCTCTCGAAGAAGCGCGCGTCCGCATGGGCGTAGCCCTTCAGCCGGAGCTGTATCTCCTTGTCCGCGGACGACACGGTGATGCCTTCCGACGACGCCTTCGTCACCGGCGCGGACGACGCGGTGGCGGCTTCAGGCGCGGGCGGAGCTGGGGCCGCCTCGGAGGTCGGCGCAGGCGAGGCTGTCTCGGGTGGCGGCGCGGGCGGCGCTTCCGGTGGGGTTGTCTGTGCCGACGCCAGCGGGGCGATGAGCAGCCCTACGGCGACGGCGATGGAACGACCAGCGACACCTTGCATGCGGAACCTCGTTTGGGGAAACGGGAGGCCGCGATGGGATGAGCTGGATTCGGGTCCTGAAACTCGAAAGCCCACTCCCTCGCGGGCAGTGGGCTTTTTCGGACCGGTTCGACCAGGGCTCTCAGGCCACTGGTGGACAGGCGCCCACCGCAGGTGCGTGACAGCAGCAACAAGCGGTGGTGGTCGCGAAGAACATGAGCCGGCTGACAATGCCCCGGTGACGGTTGCGTTGTCAACGCGTCCACGGCGTCGGCCACCGAACGTACCTTCAAGGCAATTCTTGTATAATCAGGATTCCACGACAGGAGTCCTCATGTCCCCCCGAGTCCGTCCTCCGCGGTTGCTGCTCGAGACCGCGCTGCTTGCGCTCCTCTTCGCGTCCTCCGGAGCCGCCGCGGCCGAGCGCCCCTCGCTGGTGAACACGCGCATCCGCACCCCGTTCAACGCCAACGGCCACTCGTCCACCATCGACGGGCGGGTCTTCATCGGCAACATCGGAGAGGACCACGCGACGACGACCACCACGTGGATTGCGCGCGTCTTCCGGCCGGAGGCGGTGACGTATGACGCCCAGGGCAAGCCGGGCTTCTCGAGCGTGTTCTCCCCCGGGCGCACCACGCAGGTGAGGAACGGGGAGAATGCGCTGGCCTTCTGCTTCCCGAACCCCGCGCAGCCCTACACGCTGTCCAGTGGGCTCGCCGTGTACCAGCCGTACCTCTTCGACTCGCGGATGTTCAACGGCGAGAACCGGTTCCGCCGCCGCCCCATCGACGTCCGCGTCTCGCTGCCCTTCACGGCGCAGGCGGACATCTCGTCGTTCACCACCGGCAACCTGCAGGAGCTGACCACCGTCACCGGGGCGGCGATTCGCGGCATCGAGCCCACGATGACCTCGGACGGGCGCCTGCTCATCTTCCAGGGCGGCCCGGCCAACAACGGCGTCATCGACCACCTGATGTACTCGTACAACCCCACGCCGTGCGCGGCGTCGGGCTGGAGCAACCCGCGGCCCCTGTCGATGATGGTCAATGACCCGGACGCGGGCGTGAAGCGCTACCCGCTGGCGTGGCAGCCGCTGCGGGCCGCCACCGGCGAAGCCTTCGGTACCACCACGACGGGCGCGCTCATCCGCGGCGCCTACGCGTGGGTGGACCACGAGGGGCGCAACGTCCTCTACACCGGCGTCGTGTACACCGACGGCGCGCGCCGCGAGGCCGTGAGCCTGATTGGCGCGGACACGGGCTGGACGGCGTACCACGTGGACGGGAGCATCAACACCGACCGCAGCGACATCGCGCACCTCTTCTACTCGAGCCCCATGTGGAACCTGGAGCAGGAGCGCGCGCCCGCGCAGAACTTCCCGCCGGGCTCCAGCAACGAGACGCGCTACCTGCCCGTCACCAAGACGCACGACGTGCTCCCCCTCTTCGGCAGCAACACGGGCGACTACAACGAGGTGGACCTGGGCGAGCTGACCGACCCCTTCGCCCTGCTCTTCCTGCCCATGAACGAAATGGTCACCCGGGCGGGAGCGTATGACCTGACGCGCACGCCGGACCTGTCGGGCCGCTTCTTCACCGGCACGCTCACCGGCACGGCCCAGGTCTCCCCCGGTAACGCGGTGACGCAGCCGCCGTCGGGCTCCCTGCTCGAGCCACACGGCAAGGGCAAGGCGCTGGTGCTGCCCGGTGGCGGCGCCCTGACGGTCAACCTCACGGACCCCAGCGGCACCGTGCCCGGCGTGGGCGCCTTCGTGCGCGGCTTCACCGTGCAGCTCGCCATCAAGCCGGATGCGAACATCAACACGGGCTGCACGGGGAACCCG is from Pyxidicoccus xibeiensis and encodes:
- a CDS encoding glycoside hydrolase family 16 protein produces the protein MLWAAGCVAVLGGCGEEASPSAPEPLPLVSQAQRELGYDPGPGWNLGWQDDFPGTALNGAHWTVLTSNWDPVTNNCNFGTGELEFPRAQNVTVSGGKLIITAERTGDGPYDSRCAGYGPRSFYSGRLHTKGKVERRYGKLVASIKIPSGYGMWPAFWTLGGNISSVGWPRSGEIDILEWHSNEPTWMKSAAHYFANGADQHWGTGANRGYSLADGFHIYEVEWTANRMIFRLDNQVRATADFNHNEPAFQQNHYILLNLALGGNWYGNPPASAIALGAGERKTMEVEWVRWYDAGATPPATLTNPSFESGMTGWATWSPNGTEAADFSETYNGGRTGSYHLTHWNNGSPFEVWTYQVASGLPAGNYRVRAWVRKGGGFDLARLQAKTCGGCAPVYTDLGSYGAWTLVETPPISVTGGSLELGFHTRVTAGNPANYIHMDDVELIRL
- a CDS encoding sulfate/molybdate ABC transporter ATP-binding protein, encoding MSIIVEQLTRRFVEGGKPAVSDVSFQAPAGAITSLLGPSGAGKSTLLRLIAGLEVPDGGRIHIDGVDCTSMPVQQRDVGVVFQSYALFRHMTVRQNIGFGLQVRGRPRAEVEARVDEMLRLVQLEALGGRYPGQLSGGQRQRVAFARALAIRPRVLLLDEPFGALDTRVREELREWLHQLHVQTGLTTLLVTHDQQEALEISQHVVVMSEGRVAQAGSPEDIYSRPASPFVASFIGGASVLRGRVQAGRVAMSSLSVNVSATAREGESVQAFVRPHDIKLAKSPGGDAVNGHAPTGRVERLKPVGAYVKVLLRLPSGDEVSVEVPRSEFDALGVVEGDSVRADVRTATVFVGDYAI
- the cysW gene encoding sulfate ABC transporter permease subunit CysW; the encoded protein is MHPSTLILRRRTRTLSGPAVIRWALIGAALLFLGVFLLVPLVAVFSFAFQKGWAAYAAAIQDPEALSAMRLTLTAAVIAVPLNLVFGLAAAWLIARFRFRGRSLLITLIDLPFSVSPVIAGLIFVLLFGRNGWLGPWLAAHDLKVIFAVPGIVLATVFVTFPFVAREVLPVMQSQGSDEEEAALTLGASGWRMFWSVTLPKVKWGVLYGVILCNARAMGEFGAVSVVSGHVRGVTTTLPLHAEILYNEYDFVGAFAVASLLTLLALVTLVVKKYVEWRSVTS
- the cysT gene encoding sulfate ABC transporter permease subunit CysT, with amino-acid sequence MPASTKRRVLPGFRLSLGFSWFYLGLIVLIPLSSLFLKTFTLTWAQFWTTVTSARALAAYQLTFGASLAAALANVVFGLLVAWVLVRYRFPGRDLVEALVDLPFALPTAVAGLTLTTLFSANGWYGRYLEAVGIKVAYTSIGVAVALTFIGLPFVVRSVQPVLEDIDVDVEEAAATLGATPWQTFAKVLFPAILPALLSGFTLAFARALGEYGSIVFISGNMPLRTEIVPLLIVTKLEQYDYAGATAIAVVMLLASFTLLLAVNLLHRWTNRRLEARPGH
- a CDS encoding sulfate ABC transporter substrate-binding protein is translated as MRSKLWVPLFTLLSLAGCSSKSGDAPAAGAPSGEAAVTLLNVSYDPTRELYTDFNAAFAKHWEAKSGKKVTIKQSHGGSGKQARAVIDGLEADVVTLALAYDVDMLHDKGQLIPQDWQTRLPNNSAPYTSTIVFVVRKGNPKGIRDWDDLLKEGVAVITPNPKTSGGARWNYLAAWGYALRKEGGSEATAQAFVEKLFRNVPVLDSGARGSTTTFAERGLGDVLIAWENEAFLLTKEVGKDKFEIVVPSVSILAEPPVTVVDKNVDKRGTRAAAEAYLQYLYTDEGQELAAKHHYRPRSQAVAAKHASQFPSVSLFTISDVFGGWKKAQAAHFDDGGVFDRIYAPQAR
- a CDS encoding OprO/OprP family phosphate-selective porin, coding for MQGVAGRSIAVAVGLLIAPLASAQTTPPEAPPAPPPETASPAPTSEAAPAPPAPEAATASSAPVTKASSEGITVSSADKEIQLRLKGYAHADARFFESDADRPGATTFLLRRARPIVEGTFFKKVDFRIMPDFGGGTATVQDAFVEFKPLKQLRLRAGKAKPEVGLERLQSATNIIFVERALPTNLVPNRDVGLQLGGELAEGVLSYSLGAYNGTPDGASVDTNLDDSFDLVARVFAHPFKATPIGALKKLGVGVSATSGQQFGSPTATGLAPLRTAGQQTFFSYRTGATAAEAVIASGDHVRFSPQGYFYFGPLGVLAEYVSSAQEVSRGGDRARLRHTSWQATASYVLIGGEADYKGVRPVAPFSTAGAGWGAVELAARYSALSVDPDSFSLYADPERSAREAKEWGLAANWYLSSNVRVAASYVRTTFEGGAAGGDRIPESVFFSRFQVSW
- a CDS encoding LamG domain-containing protein, with amino-acid sequence MSPRVRPPRLLLETALLALLFASSGAAAAERPSLVNTRIRTPFNANGHSSTIDGRVFIGNIGEDHATTTTTWIARVFRPEAVTYDAQGKPGFSSVFSPGRTTQVRNGENALAFCFPNPAQPYTLSSGLAVYQPYLFDSRMFNGENRFRRRPIDVRVSLPFTAQADISSFTTGNLQELTTVTGAAIRGIEPTMTSDGRLLIFQGGPANNGVIDHLMYSYNPTPCAASGWSNPRPLSMMVNDPDAGVKRYPLAWQPLRAATGEAFGTTTTGALIRGAYAWVDHEGRNVLYTGVVYTDGARREAVSLIGADTGWTAYHVDGSINTDRSDIAHLFYSSPMWNLEQERAPAQNFPPGSSNETRYLPVTKTHDVLPLFGSNTGDYNEVDLGELTDPFALLFLPMNEMVTRAGAYDLTRTPDLSGRFFTGTLTGTAQVSPGNAVTQPPSGSLLEPHGKGKALVLPGGGALTVNLTDPSGTVPGVGAFVRGFTVQLAIKPDANINTGCTGNPYRYLLAKSGGLDLIYEANNTVQMSFVLNGQRVRLGVSPVLPVGVWTHLAYTWDGVTGIFKEYVNGVSTGRALPVVTGSFRLGTGALSIGAGNTLNTQACPATGEGSFRGAIDEVRFFTHARSNRSVCMATHGTSCKDEAIQVHPTAGQFGMSQQHPSCNSYTALGSQACASSMHRVCAQRGTTDALANSTNVYETVQQLIGNRPPISLLGVPASATATDVSVACAPIQHQSLAVTFEELARKHAGCSDDRVAQGMDCGAAVHRWCNSLGWTTGQLFELTSRPWVGCFNSGLIQDVPKEQLGPASNAGSFTSADSKLEVSRWCQTRGYGAGVIQELANGTLANIHCFQPAVTVPWKFNP